One part of the Tachyglossus aculeatus isolate mTacAcu1 chromosome 26, mTacAcu1.pri, whole genome shotgun sequence genome encodes these proteins:
- the WDR87 gene encoding WD repeat-containing protein 87: MSTASKIVPDWKTLKRLIHEKLEQRTVIPGERRDGGKVVLSDRPQVVFQESRYPQPMPPLCFYYTDTFYVVCVSSVRPGRREIQAVAWVQSKEEKQQLEERTFPVTERSPPVQALVHTGPHHLLVAYCGDFCLRLFGDHTRDLKSLGTVPCPFAISSLCYDPRKGMLLSGIHGALVCWAIEPDGRSLHVAHTVPVSGRESVQGLSSDGPPGSLVALCESVARVFAWRGRSQLEEVQSFADPACGTSLTCCYTCAARGYLYTGNRAGLVQVWALNRGRRPQRFQAHQAAVVCVRSRPEAHTLLTAGSDGTVKEWNLSSSRLLRQLDLGEELQQLSFLDTSTFFCHTRCGFSLRHLPCFYHLLSACGSAPRRVQRVPCGAERARVLVSTENGLLHFLSPVTGEHLALSWPFIALDRAIDWVYAPDREELFVATGTADVLVLDAGRCPFPAKYLLQTSANQEDRVLCLAYGRPNLGRGLTGLVYCGHWSGMIQVLSQHSCARVEKYVHSGPVVALSALVGSQLQPSREDGLLCSYGADDYVHLSEAVLLEGSLALRPLTSILSSCPLQHLLLLPGSVGAVTESSRLRLWRYHDFLSASELGRGSTYRETEPLHQGPVTSFDFCPTLGILATGGADGATRLWDALGTPLAELDSEMQFGPLCFANARGDLLLTFNQSLYLVSCLQLLPDPFLERLASLGPRDEEPEAPRPFLPGFLLSFDTIFVPKYAYRAHQLQHYEGLVTLTNRRAIAFDRAVPYVVEEAAEEEEDGGGFPGMLRPQLRSLQSFRQASQAPGPETSDALPGRRRRPALAQPQLEQGQLERGAQLRLFFGQGRHWLIAPDGYIPNSVIRARLWPEGTPVFLHCGLHCPHRDPDLMASEWPLSSDAVMGIDRMDEAEEGALLAVVEAMQGLRGDGELAAARAPQGPARDILLRVAGVGSFGLGPRLGQVNLDSLVPKLLRLMRQGSEDRYLQCVSTLAQIFAIHQVPPGLRSETARHLLEDTAHTKPIIRVAAWEGLERLGLMSLLFAVPLARGLLDSDLQVRLKAREIMASVTGIRNRQALQQLLEKRETFRDIQQEHIGEESLGQLLSLRATDLPALLVEVERKLNEELDLKDRTLGPQISLDILAATGPPPPPQPQTLIPMGPTEPPAPDISMATLQTIHQRSKIGRGPGLGMGQASSRARILLQVSQKLEKVRAGLSTKPDESTPRDSAEEVSVTPKGEVGTSPENEVTADQSPQETPAPAGRRPTTVELFHNVFRSQQQGAKVGAKDQASTVPRESPRLKGVQGEGQKAPRVGSRRVTGLPEPEQRGDQDGSSWREDLCRLVNLRVSGSLEGLGRDLTAELVATARRALGGRRLSWHLFQEICPVPLLPSQAGVEKPGTEEAGRDEEEGKPPSKREVEVSRREKEKGRKMSKREEEKGRKIYKREKTDLAPKGEELDKKEKRSSVEERALTREEREPARKEGEVTVEEKEVARDERSLAGGETELAKEETEMIKEEEKLDTEEREVAKEEKEMTWEEKEMAREKREMAREEREMAREMREMAKEGKEMAREEKEMVQEERRMIKEEGRLAREEKKLARKEKEMTTEERAMAKEERELLREERKRVTDRRELARKEREMAKKAWDMAREEREMARKEREMARKEKEMSVEAKEMTREERELSREERKLSRKERSLSKEEREMAGEEREMAKEETEMSMEEKELMKEVRELAIEEKEISMIEKGKTEEKRKLPGEERELTTEESGVSLEEKDESQEGEIPKEKKDRFEEEGEEMPTEGRGPTREGRQLPRGEVEMARKERAVLGEEEELPLEKRKLLGKDREKSLKEKQKKSLKKDSREIIQEERMLAKEERKLAKAERRMAGEERELAREEAQMSMEEKEMMLEDRKQFREERSLARERTRLDREERDLAREEGKLDGEEREIKEVTQEVEKLAGEKREMPKEKKEISQEERRLSREERKMPIEMKEISQEKRKLTRKDSEMPQEMKEMIQEERRLTREERELPEEMKEMAREEKKPTGKEREIPDEIKEITQEKELAGEERETSMEMKEMIQEERELATEERKLAREMRAQSREERKLARDRRKLARNQRKLSRDQRQQARDRRKLSREDWEMISEERKPAREEKQMTGEEREIAKEEREIPTEVKEISQEERELAKEGREMPQEMQEVTQEERKPAREDWEMASEERKPAREDWEMASEERKPAMEEKVVAREERQMTRKKGETAGEEREIPVEIKKITQEERKPAREISEMTDEERKPAVEEKVASRDEKQLTREKGEMAREVMEMPREMEEITPEERKPAKEDREMTSEEREPAMEVKVIARGEKHVAREEKEIPIEMQGITQEERKEARGDQEMTSEERKPGMEEKVVARREKPMTREKREMSLEVKEIIQKKRRLSRADWEVTSEVRKPAMEEKVVARKVKQLTREKRGMPLLKMKELIQEESKLAREEREIPKEMQAITQGERKLAREERKVARRERKEAREERKLSRNQRKLSRGERRLAIEGWDMKGKESTLVPEEMVIAREEKGIAREEREMAREEREMAREEREMAREEREMAREERAMAGEENKMARKEQIITRKKRELIHKVRKVVTQEREMAREDQEMPQKWQEMVEEADQVDSAGSPPLKKEEMEKGRLSPKGREAWLFKAELQKFLRRWRKWRKRMRRARRVETILEEEEPIEEARESSLTEESQSEEEKSEEEESWSEEAESMFPEEEGEGAFPEEEERVGGEGGPSQLERLVEVLREQILGLLESQARDAQREVARDMLEVEGKRWSSVTRLPETVGENVLRPWFREGGVPKRRRLRSPIWLPKEAPEPPRPQKVPVLKDHMQKPTTLTPKEVKEARKWTWFTQLEHILTESWTPTPEGTLPKPPAHSEPNWMKMAYRRLREAPGISRSRFLRLSRLLAEPSGGELRRLLQLAHLQDIMARCESWASSVHDAPSQAPEGPAGVPGPRGPRGRWTRPVLPPIRGKETPRKPAEGPETRRQPAPLKAVHVSPRKLGLPPRQARRAQARGARLPKGSGPALRSPQAPVVPSSASVQEKRLNWETFLALYQVLLAMRVRCGEDSPRWLAQFNHLLDLYRLKSPRLRALLQRLLTAQDHPHREFVADSAREARDLAPGERLLWRVLCGCPQPPPRPPDFQQVLPLPWRNNVHTTRPRGDAHWGILKLTWRSLASTLPTEGLPQFPAPTR; this comes from the exons ATGTCGACGGCCAGCAAAATCGTTCCTGATTGGAAGACTCTGAAACGCCTCATCCACGAGAAACTGGAACAGAGGACG GTGATCCCGGGAGAGAGACGGGACGGCGGTAAGGTGGTGCTGAGTGATCGGCCCCAAGTGGTCTTCCAGGAGAGCCGCTACCCCCAACCCATGCCCCCCCTCTGCTTCTACTACACCGACACCTTCTACGTCGTGTGCGTCTCGTCGGTGCGGCCGGGACGCAGGGAAATCCAG GCAGTGGCGTGGGTGCAGagcaaagaagagaagcagcagttggaggagaggacgtTCCCTGTGACGGAGCGGTCGCCCCCGGTCCAGGCCCTGGTGCACACGGGCCCCCACCACCTGCTCGTCGCCTACTGTGGCGACTTCTGCCTGCGCCTCTTCGGGGACCACACGCGGGACCTCAAGTCCCTAGGCACCGTGCCCTGCCCCTTCGCCATCAGCAGCCTGTGTTACGACCCACGTAAAGGCATGCTGCTATCGGGCATCCACGGGGCCCTGGTGTGCTGGGCCATCGAGCCGGATGGCCGGAGCCTGCACGTGGCCCACACGGTGCCCGTGTCCGGCCGGGAGTCGGTGCAGGGCCTGAGCTCCGACGGGCCCCCGGGGTCTCTGGTGGCCCTGTGTGAGAGCGTGGCCCGGGTCTTCGCCTGGCGGGGCCGGAGCCAGCTGGAGGAGGTCCAGAGCTTCGCCGACCCGGCCTGCGGGACCTCCCTAACCTGCTGCTACACCTGCGCCGCCCGAGGCTACCTGTACACGGGCAACCGGGCCGGGCTGGTGCAGGTCTGGGCGCTGAACCGCGGCCGGCGGCCGCAGCGCTTCCAGGCCCACCAGGCAGCCGTGGTGTGCGTGCGCAGCCGGCCCGAGGCCCACACCCTGCTGACGGCCGGCAGCGACGGCACGGTCAAAGAGTGGAACCTGAGCTCCAGCCGGCTTCTGCGCCAGCTGGACCTGGGCGAGGAGCTGCAGCAGCTCTCCTTCCTGGACACCTCAACCTTCTTCTGCCACACGCGCTGCGGCTTCTCCCTGCGCCACCTGCCCTGCTTCTACCACCTGCTCAGCGCCTGCGGGTCGGCCCCCCGGCGGGTGCAGCGGGTGCCCTGCGGGGCCGAGCGGGCCCGCGTCCTGGTCTCCACCGAGAACGGGCTGCTCCACTTCCTGTCCCCGGTCACCGGGGAGCACCTGGCCCTCAGCTGGCCCTTCATCGCCCTGGACCGGGCCATCGACTGGGTCTACGCCCCCGACCGGGAGGAGCTCTTCGTGGCCACGGGCACCGCCGACGTGCTGGTGCTGGATGCCGGCCGCTGCCCCTTCCCGGCCAAGTACCTGCTGCAGACATCCGCCAACCAGGAGGATCGGGTGCTCTGCCTGGCCTACGGGCGGCCCAATCTGGGCCGGGGGCTGACCGGCCTGGTCTACTGTGGCCACTGGAGTGGGATGATCCAGGTCCTGTCCCAGCACAGCTGCGCCCGCGTGGAGAAGTACGTGCACTCGGGGCCCGTGGTGGCCCTGTCGGCCCTGGTGGGCAGCCAGCTGCAGCCCTCCCGCGAGGATGGCCTGCTCTGCTCTTACGGCGCCGACGACTACGTGCACCTGTCCGAGGCCGTGCTCCTGGAGGGCAGCCTGGCCCTGCGGCCCCTCACCAGCATCCTGAGCAGCTGCCCCCTGCAGCACCTGCTCCTGCTGCCCGGCTCCGTCGGGGCCGTGACCGAGAGCAGCCGCCTGCGCCTCTGGCGCTACCACGACTTCCTGTCGGCCTCGGAGCTGGGCCGGGGCTCGACCTACCGGGAGACGGAGCCCCTGCACCAGGGGCCCGTCACTTCCTTCGACTTCTGCCCGACCCTGGGCATTCTGGCCACGGGCGGTGCCGACGGGGCCACCCGCCTCTGGGACGCCCTGGGCACCCCGCTGGCCGAGCTGGACTCGGAGATGCAGTTCGGGCCGCTCTGCTTCGCCAACGCCCGCGGCGACCTGCTGCTCACCTTCAACCAGAGCCTCTACCTGGTCTCCTGCCTACAGCTGCTCCCCGACCCCTTTCTGGAGCGGCTGGCCAGCCTGGGGCCCCGGGATGAGGAACCGGAGGCCCCGCGGCCCTTCCTGCCCGGCTTCCTGCTCTCCTTCGACACCATCTTTGTGCCCAAGTACGCCTACCGGGCCCACCAGCTGCAGCACTACGAGGGGCTGGTGACCCTGACCAACCGACGGGCCATCGCCTTTGACCGGGCCGTGCCCTACGTCGtggaggaggcggcggaggaggaggaagatgggggcgGCTTCCCCGGGATGCTGAGGCCCCAGCTCAGGTCCCTGCAGTCGTTCCGACAGGCCAGCCAGGCCCCCGGCCCCGAGACCTCCGATGCTCTGCCGGGCCGCCGCCGGCGCCCggccctggcccagccccagctCGAGCAGGGCCAGCTGGAGCGGGGCGCACAGCTCCGCCTCTTCTTCGGCCAGGGCCGCCACTGGCTCATCGCCCCCGACGGCTACATCCCCAACTCTGTCATTCGGGCCCGGCTCTGGCCCGAGGGCACCCCAGTCTTCCTGCACTGCGGCCTGCACTGTCCCCATAGGGACCCTGACTTGATGGCAAGCGAGTGGCCCTTGTCCTCTGATGCGGTGATGGGCATCGACAGGATGgacgaggcggaggagggggcgttGCTCGCGGTGGTGGAGGCCATGCAGGGCCTGCGCGGCGACGGGGAGCTGGCCGCCGCCCGGGCGCCCCAGGGCCCGGCCCGTGACATCCTGCTGAGGGTGGCCGGGGTGGGGAGCTTCGGTCTGGGGCCCAGGCTGGGCCAGGTGAACCTGGACAGCCTGGTGCCCAAGCTCCTCCGCCTCATGAGGCAGGGCTCCGAAGATCGCTACCTCCAGTGTGTCAGCACGCTGGCCCAGATCTTCGCCATCCACCAGGTGCCGCCGGGGCTGCGCTCCGAGACGGCCCGTCACCTGCTGGAGGACACGGCCCACACCAAGCCCATCATCCGTGTGGCCGCCTGGGAGGGGCTGGAGCGGCTGGGCCTCATGAGCCTCCTCTTTGCTGTCCCGCTGGCCCGAGGGCTGCTGGACAGTGACCTGCAGGTGCGCCTCAAGGCCAGGGAGATCATGGCATCGGTCACCGGCATCCGCAACCGCCAGGCACTGCAGCAGCTGCTGGAGAAGCGTGAAACCTTCCGGGATATTCA GCAGGAGCATATCGGGGAAGAGTCCCTGGGCCAGCTGCTGAGTCTGCGGGCCACGGACCTCCCGGCCCTGCTGGTCGAGGTGGAGCGGAAGCTCAACGAAGAACTAGACCTGAAGGACAGGACGCTGGGACCACAGATCAGCCTCGACATCTTGGCAGCCACCggccccccgccacctccccagCCTCAGACCCTCATCCCCATGGGCCCCACGGAGCCCCCGGCCCCGGACATCTCCATGGCCACTCTCCAGACTATCCACCAGCGCTCCAAGATTGGCAGGGGGCCAGGCCTTGGAATGGGCCAGGCATCAAGCAGAG CCAGGATCCTGCTGCAGGTCTCCCAGAAGCTGGAGAAGGTGAGAGCGGGGCTCTCGACCAAGCCGGATGAGTCCACCCCAAGGGACAGCGCAGAGGAGGTGTCCGTGACCCCCAAGGGTGAGGTTGGGACCTCCCCAGAGAATGAGGTGACCGCAGATCAGAGTCCGCAGGAGACGCCGGCCCCTGCGGGCCGGAGGCCCACGACGGTGGAATTGTTCCATAACGTGTTCAGGTCCCaacaacagggtgccaaagtggGGGCCAAGGACCAGGCCTCGACAGTCCCAAGAGAGAGCCCCAGGCTGAAGGGTGTCCAAGGGGAAGGCCAAAAAGCACCCAGGGTGGGTAGCCGTCGTGTCACTGGCCTGCCCGAGCCCGAACAAAGGGGTGACCAGGATGGCAGCTCATGGAGAGAGGATCTCTGCCGGCTGGTGAACCTCCGTGTGTCGGGATCCCTCGAGGGCCTGGGCCGGGACCTGACCGCGGAGCTGGTGGCCACGGCTCGAAGGGCGTTAGGGGGCCGGAGGCTCAGCTGgcacctcttccaagagatctGCCCTGTCCCCCTGCTGCCCAGCCAGGCTGGGGTAGAGAAACCAGGgacagaggaagcagggagggatgaggaggaagggaagcccCCCAGCAAGAGGGAGGTAGAAGTttccaggagagaaaaagaaaagggaaggaaaatgtccaagagggaggaggaaaaaggaagaaagatttACAAGAGGGAGAAAACTGACCTTGCCCCCAAAGGGGAAGAATTAGATAAGAAAGAGAAGAGGTCGTCCGTTGAGGAACGGGCATTAACCCGGGAAGAGAGAGAACCAGCcaggaaagaaggggaggtgactgtggaggaaaaggaagtggCCAGAGACGAGAGGAGCCTGGCCGGAGGGGAGACAGAACTGGccaaggaagagacagagatgatCAAAGAAGAGGAAAAGCTGGATACTGAAGAGAGGGAAGTGgccaaggaagagaaggaaatgacctgggaagagaaggagatggccagggaaaagagggagatggccagggaagagagggaaatggccagggaaatgagggagatggccaaggaagggaaagaaatggccagggaagagaaagagatggtCCAGGAAGAGAGAAGAATGATCAAGGAAGAGGGTAGGCTggccagggaggagaagaagctggccagaaaagagaaggaaatgacCACGGAGGAAAGGGCGATGGCCAAAGAAGAGAGAGAGCTActcagggaagagaggaaaagggtcaCAGACCGGAGGGAGTTGgccagaaaggaaagagaaatggcCAAAAAAGCGTGGGATAtggccagggaggagagagaaatggccaggaaagagagggaaatggccaggaaagagaaggaaatgtcCGTGGAGGCAAAAGAAATGACTAGAGAAGAGAGGGAACTGTCTAGGGAAGAGAGGAAACTATCCAGGAAAGAGAGGTCACTGtccaaggaggagagggaaatggctggggaagagagggaaatggcTAAGGAAGAGACGGAAATGTCCATGGAGGAAAAAGAACtgatgaaggaagtgagggagCTGGCCATTGAGGAGAAGGAAATTTCCATGATAGAAAAAGGAAAgactgaagaaaagagaaagctgcccggggaggagagagagctgacCACAGAGGAGAGCGGTGTGTCATTGGAAGAAAAGGATGAGAGCCAAGAGGGGGAAATCCCCAAGGAAAAGAAGGACAGGTTCGAAGAAGAAGGTGAGGAAATGCCAACGGAAGGAAGAGGGCCGACCAGAGAAGGAAGACAGCTGCCCCGGGGGGAGGTGGAAATGGCAAGAAAAGAGAGGGCCGTtcttggggaagaggaagaattgCCCCTCGAAAAGAGGAAGTTGTTGGGCAAAGACAGGGAGAAAAGTCTCAAAGAGAAACAGAAGAAAAGTCTCAAGAAAGACTCAAGGGAAATTATCCAAGAAGAGAGGATGTTGGCCAAGGAAGAAAGAAAGCTGGCAAAGGCAGAGAGGAGAATGGCCggagaagagagagagctggCCAGAGAGGAGGCCCAAATGtccatggaagaaaaggaaatgatgcTGGAAGACAGGAAGCAGTTCAGGGAAGAAAGAAGcctggccagggaaaggacgaggctggacagggaagagagggatctggctagggaagagggaaaactagatggtgaagagagagaaatcaaggaaGTAACCCAAGAAGTGGAGAAActggctggggaaaagagggaaatgcccaaagaaaagaaggaaattaGTCAAGAAGAGAGGAGACTGtccagggaagagaggaaaatgccCATAGAAATGAAGGAAATTAGTCAAGAAAAGAGGAAACTGACCAGGAAAGATAGTGAAATGCCCCAAGAAATGAAGGAAATGATACAAGAAGAGAGGAGACTgaccagagaagagagagaactaCCCGAAGAAATGAAGGAAATGGCCCGTGAAGAGAAGAAACCGaccgggaaagagagagaaatcccTGATGAAATAAAGGAAATAACCCAAGAGAAGGAACTGgccggggaagagagggaaacgtCCATGGAAATGAAGGAAATGATTCAAGAAGAGAGGGAACTGGCCACAGAAGAGAGGAAACTTGCCAGGGAAATGAGAGCGcagagcagggaagagaggaaattggCCAGGGATAGGAGAAAACTGGCTAGAAATCAGAGGAAACTATCCAGGGATCAGAGGCAACAGGCCAGGGATAGGAGGAAACTGTCCAGGGAAGACTGGGAGATGATCAGTGAAGAGAGGAAACctgccagagaagagaagcaaatgaccggagaagagagagaaatagccaaggaagaaagggaaatacCCACGGAGGTGAAGGAAATAAGCCAAGAAGAGAGGGAACTGgccaaggaagggagggaaatgcCCCAGGAAATGCAGGAGGTTACCCAAGAAGAGAGGAAACCAGCCAGGGAAGATTGGGAAATGGCCAGCGAAGAGAGGAAACCAGCCAGGGAAGATTGGGAAATGGCCAGCGAAGAGAGGAAACCTGCCATGGAAGAGAAAGTAGTAGCCAGAGAAGAGAGGCAAATGACCAGGAAAAAGGGGGAAACggccggggaagagagagaaatacctgtagaaataaagaaaattacccAAGAAGAGAGGAAACCGGCCAGGGAAATCTCAGAAATGACCGACGAAGAGAGGAAACCGGCCGTGGAAGAGAAAGTAGCATCCAGAGATGAGAAGCAATTGaccagggaaaagggggaaatggcCAGGGAAGTGATGGAAATgcccagagaaatggaggaaaTTACTCCAGAAGAGAGGAAACCGGCCAAGGAAGATCGAGAAATGACCAGTGAAGAGAGGGAACCTGCCATGGAAGTGAAAGTAATTGCCAGAGGAGAAAAGCACGTggccagggaagagaaggaaatacCCATAGAAATGCAGGGAATCACtcaagaagagaggaaagaggccaGGGGAGATCAGGAAATGACCAGTGAAGAGAGAAAACCTGGCATGGAAGAGAAAGTAGTGGCCAGAAGAGAGAAGCCAATGACCAGGGAAAAACGGGAAATGTCCCTAGAAGTGAAGGAAATTATCCAAAAGAAGAGGAGACTGTCCAGGGCAGATTGGGAAGTGACCAGTGAAGTGAGGAAACCTGCCATGGAAGAGAAAGTGGttgccagaaaagtgaagcaattgaccagggagaagaggggcatGCCCCTTCTGAAAATGAAGGAACTGATCCAAGAGGAGAGCAAACTggccagggaagagagggaaatacCCAAAGAAATGCAGGCAATTACCCAAGGAGAGAGGAAACTGGCCCGAGAAGAGAGGAAAGTggccaggagagagaggaaagaggccaGAGAAGAGAGGAAACTTTCCAGGAATCAGAGGAAACTGTCCCGGGGTGAGAGGAGACTGGCCATAGAAGGTTGGGacatgaaagggaaagagagtacACTGGTCCCGGAAGAGATGGTGATagccagggaagagaagggaattgctagggaagagagggaaatggctagggaagagagggaaatggctagggaagagagggaaatggctagggaagagagggaaatggcCAGGGAAGAAAGGGCAATGGCTGGAGAAGAGAATAAAATGGCCAGAAAAGAGCAGATAATCACCAGGAAAAAAAGGGAGTTGATCCACAAAGTGAGGAAAGTAGTCACCCAAGAGAGGGAAATGGCTAGGGAAGACCAAGAAATGCCACAAAAGTGGCAGGAAATGGTGGAGGAAGCAGACCAAGTGGACAGCGCAGGGAGTCCCCCCTtgaagaaagaggaaatggaaaagggCAGGCTGAGTCCCAAGGGCAGAGAGGCTTGGCTGTTCAAGGCAGAGTTGCAGAAGTTTCTGAGGCgctggaggaagtggaggaagcggATGAGGCGGGCTCGAAGGGTGGAGACCATCCTTGAAGAGGAGGAGCCAATCGAGGAAGCCAGAGAGTCGTCCCTGACCGAGGAGAGTCAATCAGAAGAAGAGAAGTCTGAGGAAGAGGAGTCCTGGTCCGAGGAAGCGGAGAGCATGTtcccagaggaggagggagaaggggccttccctgaggaagaggaaagggtgggcggTGAGGGGGGTCCATCCCAGCTGGAACGCCTCGTGGAGGTACTGAGGGAACAGATATTGGGGCTCTTGGAGAGCCAGGCCAGGGACGCACAAAGGGAGGTGGCGAGAGACATGCTGGAAGTGGAGGGCAAGCGCTGGTCTTCCGTGACGAGGCTGCCGGAAACGGTCGGGGAGAATGTCCTGAGACCCTGGTTCAGAGAAGGCGGGGTGCCCAAGAGGCGGAGGCTCCGGAGCCCGATTTGGCTCCCCAAGGAGGCCCCGGAGCCCCCGAGGCCCCAGAAGGTTCCTGTGCTGAAGGACCACATGCAGAAGCCCACGACATTGACACCCAAAGAGGTGAAAGAAGCCCGGAAGTGGACCTGGTTCACCCAGCTCGAGCACATCCTGACCGAGTCCTGGACCCCAACCCCCGAGGGTACCCTGCCCAAGCCCCCAGCTCACTCGGAGCCGAACTGGATGAAAATGGCCTACCGCCGCCTCCGGGAAGCCCCGGGCATCAGCCGGAGTCGCTTCCTCCGCCTCAGCCGGCTGCTCGCCGAGCCCTCCGGGGGCGAGCTCCGCAGGCTGCTCCAGCTGGCCCACCTGCAGGACATCATGGCCCGCTGCGAGTCCTGGGCCTCGAGCGTCCATGACGCCCCTTCCCAAGCCCCAGAGGGGCCCGCCGGAGTCCCAGGACCGAGGGGTCCCAGGGGCCGGTGGACCAGGCCGGTGCTCCCACCCATCAGGGGGAAGGAAACTCCTCGAAAGCCCGCAGAGGGCCCAGAGACCCGGAGGCAGCCAGCACCGCTCAAGGCCGTCCACGTGTCCCCGAGGAAGCTGGGCCTGCCCCCACGGCAGGCTCGCCGGGCCCAGGCTCGCGGCGCCCGGTTGCCGAAGGGCAGTGGCCCTGCCCTGCGGTCCCCTCAGGCTCCCGTGGTCCCAAGCTCTGCTTCGGTGCAGGAGAAGAGGCTGAACTGGGAGACCTTCCTGGCGCTCTACCAGGTGCTGCTGGCCATGCGGGTACGCTGCGGGGAGGACAGCCCCAGATGGCTGGCCCAGTTCAACCACCTCCTCGACCTGTATCGCCTCAAGTCCCCCCGCCTGCGGGCCCTGCTGCAGCGGCTCCTGACGGCTCAGGACCACCCCCACCGGGAGTTTGTGGCCGACTCGGCAAGGGAGGCCCGCGATCTGGCCCCCGGGGAGCGGTTGCTCTGGAGGGTGCTCTGTGGATGCCCCCAGCCACCGCCCCGGCCCCCTGACTTCCAGCAGGTgctgcccctcccctggaggaacAACGTGCACACCACCCGGCCCCGGGGCGATGCCCACTGGGGCATCCTGAAGCTCACCTGGCGCAGTCTGGCCTCCACCCTCCCCACGGAGGGGCTGCCCCAGTTCCCCGCCCCTACCCGCTGA